In Macadamia integrifolia cultivar HAES 741 chromosome 1, SCU_Mint_v3, whole genome shotgun sequence, a single window of DNA contains:
- the LOC122079062 gene encoding disease resistance protein L6-like, with translation MSSSSSKILGYLSSSFTFERWRRSTTNLIGLQLMRFCNSKVDIRLPKSFCFVASSSSESSGGSSYEVFLSFNGKDIRTNFADHLYNALVDSGIRTFRDDEELRKGNEIGPELVTAIQESRISIPIFSMNYGASKWCLNELTEICECSRTMKQIVFPIFYKVEPRDVRNQIGVYAEAFEEHQKRFDETTLQKWRNALKEVGKLDGWHSKEDTERVMLKDLVFTSAAYRGVNV, from the exons atgtcgtcgtcgtcgtcgaaGATTTTAGGATACTTATCATCATCATTCACATTTGAACGGTGGCGGCGATCAACGACCAATTTGATAGGGTTACAGCTAATGAGGTTCTGCAATTCCAAAGTGGATATTCGTCTTCCAAAGTCGTTCTGCTTTGTCGCATCATCATCTTCAGAATCTTCTGGCGGCTCGAGTtatgaggtgttcttgagctttaatGGTAAAGACATTCGCACCAATTTCGCTGATCATCTCTATAATGCGTTGGTCGATTCTGGAATTAGAACTTTCAGAGACGACGAAGAACTCCGAAAGGGAAACGAGATTGGTCCGGAGCTAGTCACTGCAATCCAGGAGTCGAGAATTTCCATTCCCATCTTCTCGATGAACTATGGTGCAAGCAAATGGTGTCTCAATGAGTTAACCGAGATATGTGAATGTAGCAGAACAATGAAACAGATcgtttttcccattttctatAAAGTTGAACCAAGGGATGTGCGAAACCAGATCGGGGTATATGCTGAGGCCTTCGAGGAACACCAGAAGCGATTTGATGAGACAACTCTGCAGAAGTGGCGAAATGCTCTGAAAGAGGTTGGAAAATTGGATGGATGGCATTCCAAAGAGGACAC GGAACGAGTAATGTTGAAGGACTTAGTCTTTACTTCAGCAGCATATCGAGGGGTAAATGTTTGA